ctcttaaaagagccttTGTTGTGTGTTCGGTAGGAAGGTTGCAGTTGTTCAGCCGCCGAATCCATAGAGAGTGCGGCCCTGGCGTTTCAGAGcgtacaccacatccatggcAGTGACCGTCTTGCGCTTGGCGTGTTCAGTGTAGGTGACCGCATCCCTGATCACATTCTCCAGGAAAACCTTCAGCACCCCGCGAGTCTCCTCATAGATCAAACCCGAGATCCGCTTGACACCGCCACGGCGAGCGAGGCGGCGGATTGCTGGCTTGGTGATGCCCTGGATATTATCACGAAGCACTTTGCGGTGCCGCTTTGCGCCGCCTTTACCCAGTCCTTTGCCTCCTTTCCCTCTGCCAGACAtgatgattcttcactcagatcTCTGCACAATATGAGAGAGGAACTCTTTCAGGCTCCTTTTATACAGCCCGCCCCGACCTGACTGAGAAAGGCGgagtgagagcagagaggggaggagacagagtgaagattgaacacagagcgggagggaggagagagccggactgacacacacacacagaacggccCCTGATCTTTCAGCTCCACCTCCAGTTTCTGCAACCGCCAATTTCAACCCGTTTATTAACAATGGAAGCGAAACACAGCTCCCCACACAAACCCTTCCAGAGCCGCCCTTCACACACAAGAGTTTCTACAAACCCGGAGCTTTGAAATatggaatcaaaacagaaaatgctgcaactaatcagcagctccggcagcttttgtgaagagagagagagacagagttaacgtttcgggtcgtgactttgttcttttgtgtttttaaacctgGTCCGTAATAATTCCCAGTCAGTAATATTCCGACGTAAACACAGTCGATTCTATAGCAAGAATCTTCCTCCggaacatcctcacacacatctGCTTCTCGCTGTTTGCAAACACTTTATTGAAGCTGTTTCGGGCAATCTCCTGTGTTAAAATTAAGggagtcaggatggccgagcggtctaaggcgctgcgttcaggtcgcagtctcctctggaggcgtgggttcaaatcccactcctgacattgatGTTTGGCTAAGAATTGCCGTCTcagagcgccaggcacctgggttcgattcccggctgaggtcactgtctgtgtggagtttgcacattctccccgggctttctccggtttcctcccgcacaccAAAGTGcctgtcaggttgattggccatgctaaattgcaccggaGTGTCCGGTCAATAAATAGGGTCATGGGGAtccggactgggtgggattgaggtcggctcagactcgatgggacgattggcctccttctg
This portion of the Mustelus asterias unplaced genomic scaffold, sMusAst1.hap1.1 HAP1_SCAFFOLD_124, whole genome shotgun sequence genome encodes:
- the LOC144484727 gene encoding histone H4 yields the protein MSGRGKGGKGLGKGGAKRHRKVLRDNIQGITKPAIRRLARRGGVKRISGLIYEETRGVLKVFLENVIRDAVTYTEHAKRKTVTAMDVVYALKRQGRTLYGFGG